DNA sequence from the Paenibacillus physcomitrellae genome:
GAGGTTTCTTCGACAATGCCGTTGATCAAAGTATTAATATGCTCTACCTTGGAGATCTGATCGGTCAGCTGTCCGAATTTCTCCCGCATTTGGCTGCCCTGCTGCTCCAGTTGATCCATCACGGAGCGGGTATTATGTATCGACTCCAGCATTTCACTGACCCCGTGGCTGGTATCCTTCATATTTCCGCCAAGCCGGTCCGTGAGCGCAGAAATATGTTCGGTGGCCGCTGCAGCTTCCTTCATTTTATAAAAAGATTCCTCCATATTCGCTTTGGCCTCATAGCTTCTCTGCCTCAATTCCATCTCATAAGCATGAGAATAATCGGCCGTCTGCTGGAGACCGTCAGTGTGCCTGCTGATTTCCTCCAGGGCCCCGTGAAGCCGGTCTGCGGTGACATAAATTTCGTTCCCCAATTGCTTGATCTCATCCCGTGAATGCATCAGGTCGTTCTTTAAGGCCTTCAGCCCCCGGTGGCTGTTCAGCACTCCCAAGCCTAGCAGCAGTAAAGCAGCGCCGAGTATGGTCTTGTGAACCCAATACATGTCAATAAACAGACAATAAACAAATAATACGGCTAAAATAACGGCAAACCAGATCAAGCTGCGGCGAAACTTCACGATGAATCCCCCACTCTCTGTTTAATATGCGGATAGCCCTATTCCATAGTTCTTTTTGCTTACATGTTATATTTCCTCACAGTATAGCAGTTGGATGACCGATAGGAAATAGTTTCCTTCTATTTTTCGCAATAAAGCATTAAAGTTTTTTGTTTTATTAAGTTTACATAATTATATTATAGGTAACTTTGTTTCCTTTTTCCGTGTTAAACGTGTGGAGGTGCAGGTTTGCAGTCATGATCTAAGTTCGTTTTTCTTTATTATTATGAATTTTTCATATGTTGTAATTTTATAATAGCTGAAAATCTAAAGGTCTTTTGTCGTTGATTGACAACTCATCGGATCGTATTGTCCGCCGCTAGTGGACTGCTTAAAAAAAGCCGAAAAAGGTCGCTAAAGAACCGACCATTCTCCGCTTTTTCAGGTATAAAACGAGCTTTGTTCTGTTGTTGGTATGCTCGATACTCGAACGGTTCTAATAATAAAGAACTGATAAGAACTATAGAAATTGATATTTTGCCAGGATATACTGGAAGGGAATGGAACGAATACAATGTTAAAAGACTAAGGGGTGAACGAATGTTAGAAATCTTGCTGCAGCAATACAATTGGATCAGCTCCGCTAGACAAAACCTGTTTGCGTTTCTGGAAGAGATTCCGCCCCAAATATTACATCAAACGGTTCCTAATTTTGGACACGGAACAATTATTCGAACGCATATTCATGTTGCCGATTGTTATAGATTTTGGCTGGAATCCTTCGCCTTAAAGAAGTTAAGCGAACACAAGGACACTTTTCTACAAGAAATTGAACATGCAGATGTGAAGGTTGTCCGCGGCAAATTTACGGAAGTAGATGAAATCGTGCAGCGTTTCCTGCATGTCTATTGCGATCGCTGGTCTGAACCCATCGAGCAAGAGGCGGAATGGCAGGGTTACCCGAAAACACCTACTCCTCTGCTGCTGTTAACTCATGTTGAAACCCACGAATTTCATCACAAAGGTCAAATCTTAATGATGGCAAAACAATTGGGCTGCCCGCCTCCTACCGATGATCGTTTAGGCGGACTGTTTACTTAAATAAAATAAAAGAGAGGTGTAGGAATGGAAATTTTAGGGTCACTGAGCGTAAATGTCATTACTTTGTTCGTTGAGGATCTCCCTGCCTCGAAGAGGTTTTATCAAGAGGTCTTTGGCCTTTCCCCCGTTTATGAAGACGACA
Encoded proteins:
- a CDS encoding DinB family protein; this translates as MLEILLQQYNWISSARQNLFAFLEEIPPQILHQTVPNFGHGTIIRTHIHVADCYRFWLESFALKKLSEHKDTFLQEIEHADVKVVRGKFTEVDEIVQRFLHVYCDRWSEPIEQEAEWQGYPKTPTPLLLLTHVETHEFHHKGQILMMAKQLGCPPPTDDRLGGLFT